In Musa acuminata AAA Group cultivar baxijiao chromosome BXJ3-9, Cavendish_Baxijiao_AAA, whole genome shotgun sequence, a single genomic region encodes these proteins:
- the LOC135648402 gene encoding patatin-like protein 3: protein MAFVDADKLSYEIFSVLESKFLFGLDDPNKLFFPTSSYSSAGASPRTAAGARGRIRILSIDGGGSPSDALLAAVALARLESSLRHRSGDPSARVAYMFDVAAGSGAGGVLVAMLFTRDHDGRPLFSATDALHLLLSESRRRGRGFSSGRGLFRGMFRRPGSFFRRIFGDATLRDTVKPVLIPCYDLAAGAPFLFSRADAVESDGYDFRMWEVCAATCADASTAAVDLRSVDGRTRVTAVGGGVAMANPVAAAITHVLHDKPEFPFAAGVEDLMVVSLGASAPAPAAPGAAELVRIAGEGFADMINSSKAVAFVIIVGWIKRWRRHSDTVEQAITCAYRATHFCNLDCQETAPPANVIKNPEVDFLESVSPAMSASVYPSNTGSSLPKHKHNLEVPLRYLNIHFTAAQCSFPGFERNRLTTPTA, encoded by the exons ATGGCGTTCGTCGACGCCGACAAGCTCAGTTACGAGATCTTCTCCGTCCTCGAGAGCAAGTTCCTCTTCGGCCTCGACGACCCCAACAAGCTCTTCTTCCCCACTTCCTCCTACTCCTCAGCTGGCGCCTCCCCCCGGACCGCCGCAGGTGCCCGAGGAAGGATCCGGATCCTGTCCATAGACGGCGGCGGCAGCCCCTCCGATGCCCTCCTCGCCGCGGTCGCCCTCGCCCGGCTCGAGTCCTCCCTCCGTCACCGTTCCGGCGACCCATCCGCCCGCGTTGCCTACATGTTCGACGTCGCGGCCGGCTCCGGCGCCGGCGGCGTCCTCGTCGCGATGCTCTTTACCAGGGACCACGACGGTCGGCCCTTGTTCTCCGCAACCGACGCCCTGCACCTCCTCCTCTCCGAGAGCCGCCGCCGCGGGCGCGGCTTCTCCTCCGGGAGGGGCCTATTCCGTGGGATGTTCCGTCGACCCGGGAGTTTCTTCCGTCGGATCTTCGGCGACGCGACGCTGAGGGACACCGTCAAGCCGGTGCTCATCCCGTGCTACGACCTCGCCGCGGGGGCGCCGTTCCTCTTCTCGCGGGCTGACGCGGTAGAGTCCGACGGGTACGACTTCCGGATGTGGGAAGTGTGCGCGGCCACGTGCGCCGACGCATCCACCGCGGCGGTCGATCTGCGGTCGGTGGACGGGCGGACGCGCGTCACCGCGGTGGGCGGCGGGGTGGCGATGGCCAACCCTGTGGCCGCGGCCATCACGCACGTCCTCCACGACAAGCCAGAGTTCCCGTTCGCGGCCGGGGTGGAAGACCTCATGGTGGTGTCTCTCGGCGCTTCCGCCCCCGCGCCAGCCGCACCGGGTGCCGCTGAGCTCGTCAGGATCGCTGGCGAGGGCTTCGCCGACATG ATTAACTCATCAAAAGCCGTGGCTTTTGTGATCATCGTCGGGTGGATCAAGCGGTGGCGACGGCATTCGGACACCGTAGAGCAAGCAATTACCTGCGCATACAG agcaacacacttctgtaacttagactgccaagagactgctcctcctgcaaatgtcatcaagaatcccgaagtggacttcctggaatcagtatcacctgccatgtctgcatctgtgtacccttctaacacaggttcatcactgccaaaacataaacacaacttggaagtacctcttagatatcttaatatccatttcactgctgcccaatgttcctttccaggatttgagagaaatcggctaacaactccaactgcatga
- the LOC135648596 gene encoding pentatricopeptide repeat-containing protein At4g14820-like, with product METATLKPLAAALPPPPSLNHRILTATTVPHFKQIHAQILRSGLDISAPFLSRLLALPLASSPSSLDYALSVLLHSPSPDFRLANRALRALSRAADPRRTLVAYGRLRRAGLALDRFSFPTVLRAAARARGVAGVVAREVHGLAAKTGLDADPFIQTAVVGAYTALGRAAEGRMVFDRMHHRDLVAWGVMLDGYCQSGCYNEALQLFDEMKSSGVIPDRVILATILSACARTRNLTSGGAVHSYIVESNLSIDAHLQSALISMYSNCGSMDTAQRLYDDTSPKNLVASTAMVFGYAKVGKIAVARSIFDQMTDKDLVCWSAMISGYAESDQPNEALKLFNEMHLLGVKPDQITMLSVISACANMGARDQAKWVHIFVDKNGFHQILSIRNALIDMYSKCGSLVDARTIFDETAFKDVITWTSMITGFAMHGNGRSALAVFDHMISEGVKPNGVTFISLLYACSHAGLVDEGRRIFESMIQDYRLEPKHEHYGCMVDLLGRARLLQEALEFIESMSFAPNVVVWGSLLGACRIHGDVKLGELVARRLLELDPNHDGAYVLLSNIYAKASRWEDVREVRNLMKNKGVIKEAGFSWIELNGHVHEFMMGDKCHPRSSEIYGKLDEVVKELELVGYSPDTATVLVDLQEEEKREAILLHSEKLALSLGLIDSKKGSSIHIAKNLRVCDDCHTFMKLASKVFEREIVLRDRTRFHHYKDGVCSCGDFW from the exons ATGGAGACTGCGACCCTTAAACCTCTCGCCGCCGCGCTCCCGCCACCACCCTCATTGAACCACCGCATCCTCACCGCCACCACCGTTCCCCACTTCAAGCAAATCCACGCCCAAATCCTACGCTCTGGCCTCGACATCTCCGCCCCATTCCTTTCCAGGCTTCTCGCCCTCCCCCTCGCCTCGTCGCCTTCTTCCCTCGACTACGCCCTCTCCGTCCTCCTTCACTCGCCCAGCCCCGACTTCCGCCTCGCCAACCGCGCCCTCCGTGCCCTCTCCCGTGCCGCCGACCCCCGCCGGACGCTCGTCGCGTACGGCCGCCTCCGCCGAGCCGGACTCGCCCTCGACCGCTTCAGCTTCCCAACGGTGCTGCGAGCGGCGGCGAGGGCCCGGGGAGTGGCCGGCGTGGTGGCCCGAGAGGTCCATGGGCTCGCGGCCAAGACGGGGCTCGATGCGGACCCGTTCATCCAGACGGCGGTGGTGGGAGCGTACACGGCGCTCGGGCGGGCCGCGGAAGGTCGCATGGTGTTCGACCGAATGCATCATCGAGACCTCGTCGCCTGGGGCGTCATGCTCGATGG CTATTGTCAGAGTGGATGTTACAATGAAGCCCTGCAGCTGTTTGATGAGATGAAGAGCTCTGGCGTAATCCCTGATCGAGTGATCCTCGCTACCATCCTTTCGGCATGTGCGCGGACTAGAAATTTGACATCCGGTGGGGCAGTGCACTCGTACATTGTGGAATCTAACCTCTCAATTGATGCCCATCTCCAGAGCGCGCTTATTAGCATGTACTCCAATTGCGGATCGATGGACACTGCTCAGAGATTGTATGATGATACGTCACCTAAGAACCTGGTGGCATCGACTGCAATGGTCTTTGGGTATGCCAAGGTCGGCAAAATTGCAGTTGCACGAAGTATCTTTGACCAGATGACTGACAAGGACCTTGTCTGTTGGAGCGCGATGATCTCAGGGTATGCTGAGAGTGATCAGCCGAATGAAGCTCTCAAGTTGTTCAATGAGATGCACCTCTTAGGTGTGAAGCCAGACCAAATCACCATGTTGAGCGTCATCTCTGCTTGCGCTAATATGGGTGCAAGAGATCAAGCTAAATGGGTTCATATCTTTGTGGACAAGAATGGATTTCATCAAATTTTGTCGATAAGGAATGCTCTTATTGACATGTACTCCAAATGTGGAAGTTTGGTTGATGCACGCACAATCTTTGATGAGACAGCCTTTAAGGATGTGATTACCTGGACAAGCATGATCACTGGGTTTGCGATGCATGGAAATGGGAGGTCTGCGTTAGCAGTCTTTGATCATATGATATCGGAGGGGGTAAAGCCTAATGGAGTGACTTTTATCAGCCTGTTATACGCTTGTAGCCATGCTGGCTTAGTCGATGAGGGTCGGAGGATATTTGAGTCCATGATCCAAGATTACAGACTTGAGCCCAAGCATGAGCACTATGGTTGCATGGTGGATCTTCTTGGTCGTGCTAGACTTCTTCAAGAAGCACTCGAGTTCATAGAATCAATGTCGTTTGCCCCAAATGTGGTGGTGTGGGGGTCACTGCTAGGAGCATGCAGGATTCACGGTGATGTTAAACTAGGCGAACTTGTGGCAAGGAGGCTACTAGAGCTTGACCCAAATCATGATGGTGCTTATGTGCTCCTGTCCAACATATATGCAAAGGCTAGCAGGTGGGAGGATGTGAGAGAGGTGAGAAACTTGATGAAGAATAAGGGAGTAATTAAGGAGGCAGGATTTAGTTGGATTGAACTAAATGGTCATGTGCATGAGTTCATGATGGGAGATAAGTGTCATCCAAGATCTAGTGAGATTTATGGGAAGCTGGATGAGGTTGTAAAGGAATTGGAGCTTGTGGGCTATTCTCCGGATACAGCGACTGTTTTGGTTGATTTGCAAGAGGAGGAAAAGAGGGAAGCCATTCTGTTGCACAGTGAGAAGTTGGCTCTTTCTTTGGGGCTCATCGACTCGAAGAAAGGCTCTTCGATTCACATTGCAAAGAATTTAAGAGTATGCGACGATTGCCACACTTTCATGAAGTTGGCATCAAAGGTGTTTGAGAGAGAGATCGTTCTGAGGGACAGGACCCGGTTCCACCACTACAAAGATGGGGTTTGCTCCTGTGGAGACTTTTGGTGA